In Megachile rotundata isolate GNS110a chromosome 10, iyMegRotu1, whole genome shotgun sequence, the sequence CAGCAGCTCGTACCAATCTTGTCGACTTCTTGCCAAACCTACGGTCAATAATCCGAGATATTCGCATTAGAAGTTACATTCGTTTATTCACCCGTAATATCCGGAACATCATAAGCGTTTACCAAACATAAACATCCAAATGGCAATCCAATATATACACGTTACGATTGTTCAACAGCGTATTCGTTAACTTTCCGTGAGGCACTTCAACCTGTGGTAACTCTAAATAACCCATACCAAGTTGAACTTGATACAGTCGCGGCGTAAACGGTAGAAAATTGGAATCTACGTGTTCCTACCAAGGAGGgggaaaaaaattgattttaataattcgAGTCGCAAAGAGAATTATCTTTTACAACGTAATAATTGAAatacgaaaataaatttaaacttacAATAATCGGTGGTAGTCGAGAAACATCTTTAACATTCAAACGAGAGAGAAAATCGTCAGACTCGGAAGTCATTAGCTCCGTTAAAATTTCTGCTTTGTTCTTCCtttcgtttttatttattttctccgCCATCAATCTCGCCTTCGATTTCAACGTGCTCTTCGCATTCTTACCGTACCATATGAAAATCTTATAACCAGAATCCAGAACAAATACAAAACCCGGATCCAGAGAATCGAAACGTACCGGAACCGGCTCTAAATGAATCGAAGCACCGGCAGCGTGGACTCTATAAAGTCGCGTTATCGACGGCTGcacgaccgatcgaacgatcaaAATTAACTCAAAGAACACGATTCAGCACGCCAACGTATACGAAACTTGATTTTATACGAACCGTATCTTCGACCGTGTAAAAACCAGACGAGGTACGTCCACCTTCTATATACGTGATACCAGACTCGAACAACATTAAAAATTCATCCGATTCCTCGCCCTGTTCTTCTCTGATAGTACGACATTGTGCACCTAGATAGTTACGTAAGTTTACGGCATGAATCGCAGCACAGGCCCTTTTGTCCAGCTAGAACGGTACATCGAAAAGTACGTTAAACCTTCTTTGCCTTCAACGATATTTTCATCGAGTTAATATCATCGTAAACGTACCGTAGCCTTTTCTCCGATCCAAAAATAAATCGCCCACACCAGAGATCCAGCTTCATCGATCTCGGTCTTCAAAACGATATAACAATCCCCTTCGTAAAATTTTCCATGCGCTACCTCTTCTATCTCGTTCGGTAGAAAATTTTCGATTTCCCAAACGGACAGTCCAGGCACCTGACCGGCGTCTTCGTCAAAAAATTCGGAATAATCCAAAGGTGGTTTTTCCAAGGTTTCGTCCCATCGTTTCGGTCTGtaggtatatatatgtatatatatatatatatatatatacacatgtcGTTGAAAAACAACACGTAACGTTTGTTATACTCCTTTCGTGCTTACTTTAACGATTCCGTTTTAGACTCTTCGCACTCTTTGTCCTTATTCTTCTCTTTCGCAATATCTTTCATACCCTAAgcgggggaaaaaaaaaacTTTTATGGTCATTCATTCGTTGCTGACACGCGGTGTGCAACGACACAACACGAAACGTACCTTCAATATTTTCGCTTGATCTTGATCAGCTTCTTCTTGATCTCTTCTTCTTCGCAGTCTCATTTTACGGGCTATCGGATCTTTACTACCTGACAAACGAACAATAGAAATCATTAGGTAAAGCAAAACATTTTGTACGAGGAGCAGACTCACTAGCCGTTTGCGTCGGTGTAGGAACATTAGCGCCGGCAAGTCGCAGTTGATGTTGCAAAGAAAAATCAATGTTATAAAATTCTATTCCGGAGCCTTTTTGAGCTTCGATAGGTTTCGGTGGCATTACCAAATTTGGATTATCTCTTAAGTCCAATTGTTCCAAATCGGTAAGAAGATGAATAGCGTCTGGTACGGTGATTAATCGGTTCGACGAGAGTATTAATCTTTTTAACGAACCGCACCTAGAAAGTATAGACACGCGTGTTTCTTGCTTACTTTTAAGATCCGTCAAAAATTCTCGCGACATCGATTCGATCGAAAAAACGTTCTAATaaggaaaaaagaaaggaaagatcATCGAAGTACCTGCACAATCCTTCCGGTATCATTTCCAAGTGATTATTAGCCGCTGAAAACACTTGTAACGACGACAATTTGCCAATTCCCGAAGGAATACCTTCAAAATCTAATTGATTATCGTTTAAGTATAGTCTCCTTAAGGTAACGATTTTACATAGAGAAGCAGGTATCGCTGTCAATTTATTacgacaaatatttaatatctctaaTTTGGTCCACAATTctaaaatgaaaattgattaaCATATCTGTCAGGATTATCGCATAATCGTGGAGTAAAGTAATTACCGATCGCTGTAGACAATTCAGTTATTTCGTTATCGCTTAAATTTAAACGACGCAGATTTAGTAAGGAATACAGCGCGTCCGGTACTCGAGGTAAATTATTTTGCGATAAATCAAGTTCTTGTAGATTCGTCAAGGTTTCCAAGCTCGACGGAATATTGTTTAAAGTACGTTGAGTATCGCGCATCTGTAGAGTCGTTAAATTCATCAAAGATGGCAGTTGTCTAAATAGAAAAAAGTAACAGTATCTTTCAAAATATTGCCAGACGCGTATACTTCGTTTATGCGAATCGCGTATCACCTCAACTGAAAATGTCCTAACGGATtatgatttaaatttaaactttgcaAGTTGGCCAACCGACGAGTCTGCGGTGGCAACGTTTCTAACTTATTATTACTGAGGTCCAGAAATAACAAGTCTGTCAGATGAATGAACAACGTGTTCGGAATCGTATCGATACTACAAAAAACAAAAAACATAATGGTTAGGTTAGCGATGGATCTCcagtaaagaaaagaaaaaattacgTACACAATACTCACTGATTATGGCTCAAATTAAGATTCAACAACGAACGAGCTCGCTCCAATCCATCCGGTACTTCTTTCAAGTTATTACGACTCAGATCTAGCGTAGTCAATTCTTCTAAATGAAACAGTTCCGCCGGAATGCCACTGGACTTGATATTGTTGCGTCTAATATTCAATGTTCTAAGACAACCGAGTTCCGTCAATTCGCCGTACAAACGCTCCAGCTTATTTTTAACCAACGAAAGATGTTCCTATTCGAAATATATATTACCATGCATCGTCGCTTACGTCGATCGTATCCCTAACTTTATTACGATTTAAACGATAAATTACCAGTTTTAACAGTTTACCCATTTCCTCCGGAATCTCCGTTAAGTTGGTTTCGTTCAATTTCAACCACTGTATACCGGTCATAAGACGCACCGACTCTGGAAATTTACCATTctggaaaaagtaaaaaaaactcCTTCGAACTCTCAGTGTCTTCGATACAAAGCATATTCGAAAACGCGATATGCAATACTTACTCCGAAATCGTTACTACTGAAATCGATACCACGCACAAACGGTAATACCCCCGTGTTTGCCATGTTaggaattatttaaatacacaACTATCCTTTCGTATAAATACCGTACATTGGACGACTACAATCCCATCTGTAAcagattaatattattattattattcgtaaACGATTCGTAAgcgaaatattctaaataaatagTTATATATTTTGGATCCCGAAAAATAAAAGTCAAAATCGTTTGGTTTTATGCATTTATACGTTGCTTATTTATATACGAACACATAATATATCGCAGACGATATCTGGTATAACCTTTATTACCGAACCATATCTTTGTTACTATTTATAAATGAAGATACCACTTGGAAAACGTTAATATATTAtccgattaaaataaaaacgatCGTCACGATTATAGAAATTTCTACTGAAAATATCCAAGATATAGTTGTAATAACAAATTACATAGTacaatatatatacacatatactgCATTACGCGAGTTAGTAGCAACGAACTCTGCTACCTATACCGTGAACTtgtcttttaaaaatttatcgaattatcacgcatcgagCAGCgtgtatcaaatatttatattaaatctcGTCATATAGTTACTGTAATCTATGGAATTaagaataatatatgtatatatatctctatatatatatatatatatatatgtaaatacataattatacaaaagaaaCTAAAATCGACCAGTCCGATGGGTTGGTACAAGATTAGTAACTACAACCGACACGCATGCGTGTTTGCAATATCCGTGACACGAAACTTGTACAACCAGAGTCTTTTATTTGTCTATATTTGCCGAATTATCGGTTCTTCAGCTTACTCGGATATTCTTGCCCTCCATGTATATATGACTGATCTAGATAAAAGCGGATCACGGTTAGACAACAGTTCTCTTCCGCCGTACGAGTTTGGTATAGGGACTTTTATCAGTGACTAGAACACGCGTGAGCACAAGGCGATAATCGAACGAGTGCGGAGAAGAGTGTGCGAAGGAATCGTCGTATCTAGCTTGAGACGGCGTGAATCGCCATATATTTATCTCGAAGAACGACTAGTCGACAAGGGTCGAtgttaaaattttagttttaaaaattaaacaagtcgagcagtatttataaatttattctttCATTCGTTTGCTAGCGTCAATTGTTTTCGTATATGGCTTCAGTCGAAGAAGTGGATCAATTGGATAGCGGTATGGGTAGTAGCGACGCACGTTCTCCCGAAGTGAAATCGCTTCTGCCCGATGACGAAGACGACGAAGAGGTATTTAACGATGGCAAAGAAacgtgtatataaatatatatattcatacatttaCGATTCCTATTTCTTGTCTCGAACGTTACATTCTTATTACCTCTTTACTTTATCTATAATGCTACATAATAACGATGATTTTGTAGATGTTAACCTC encodes:
- the fliI gene encoding FLII actin remodeling protein; translation: MANTGVLPFVRGIDFSSNDFGNGKFPESVRLMTGIQWLKLNETNLTEIPEEMGKLLKLEHLSLVKNKLERLYGELTELGCLRTLNIRRNNIKSSGIPAELFHLEELTTLDLSRNNLKEVPDGLERARSLLNLNLSHNHIDTIPNTLFIHLTDLLFLDLSNNKLETLPPQTRRLANLQSLNLNHNPLGHFQLRQLPSLMNLTTLQMRDTQRTLNNIPSSLETLTNLQELDLSQNNLPRVPDALYSLLNLRRLNLSDNEITELSTAIELWTKLEILNICRNKLTAIPASLCKIVTLRRLYLNDNQLDFEGIPSGIGKLSSLQVFSAANNHLEMIPEGLCRCGSLKRLILSSNRLITVPDAIHLLTDLEQLDLRDNPNLVMPPKPIEAQKGSGIEFYNIDFSLQHQLRLAGANVPTPTQTASSKDPIARKMRLRRRRDQEEADQDQAKILKGMKDIAKEKNKDKECEESKTESLKPKRWDETLEKPPLDYSEFFDEDAGQVPGLSVWEIENFLPNEIEEVAHGKFYEGDCYIVLKTEIDEAGSLVWAIYFWIGEKATLDKRACAAIHAVNLRNYLGAQCRTIREEQGEESDEFLMLFESGITYIEGGRTSSGFYTVEDTPSITRLYRVHAAGASIHLEPVPVRFDSLDPGFVFVLDSGYKIFIWYGKNAKSTLKSKARLMAEKINKNERKNKAEILTELMTSESDDFLSRLNVKDVSRLPPIIEHVDSNFLPFTPRLYQVQLGMGYLELPQVEVPHGKLTNTLLNNRNVYILDCHLDVYVWFGKKSTRLVRAAAVKLSQELFNMIERPEYAMVTRLQEGTESQIFKSKFTGWDEVIAVDFTRTAESVAKTGADLTKWAKQQETKADLAALFMPRQPSMSFAEAQQLMSEWNDDLEGMEALVLEGKKFVRLPEEELGHFYSGDCYVFLCRYWMPLDTAENEDGEDQFEEDYQCTVYFWQGRDAGNMGWLTFTFSLQKKFKSLFGENLEVVRTHQQQENLKFLAYFKRKFIIHRGKRKQPKSCNDNKVEFYHLRSNGSALCTRLIQIPADSTLLNSSFCYILNVPFNNDDETGIVYAWIGSKADSDEARLIEEIAEEMFNNPWISLQVLNEGEEPDNFFWVALGGKKPYDTDAEYMNYTRLFRCSNEKGYFTISEKCADFCQDDLADDDIMILDNGEQVFLWLGSRCSEVEIKLAYKSAQVYIQHLRAKQPDKPRKLFLTAKGKESRRFTKCFHGWSSHKRSPQ